AGCCTCGAAAACGAACATTCTGAATAAAACACTGACTTTATAGACGGACTTTAATTACTTTCTTTTATTTTGATTTCTTTAATAATTTTTATTGCCTGTTTGCCGGTAAGCTTACCGTATGTTTCTTCTCCTATCATCATTACAGGTGCTAAGGAACAACATCCAAGGCAGGCAACTGATTCAAGAGTAAATAAACCATCTTCTGTGGTTTCTCCATCTTTAATTTTTAATGATTCTGCTAATGCTTCAGTTATTGTATTTGCATTTTGAACGTGGCATGCTGTACCGTGACATACTTTAATAATATTTTTCCCAACCGGATTTAATCTGAATTGGGCATAAAAAGTAGCTACACCATACATATCGTTTAGCTTCAACCCTGTTTCTTCCGATAATTTAATAAATGCTTCTTTTGGTATATAGCCATATAAACTTTGTGCTCCTTGTAATAATGGAATTAGATTCCCTTTTTTGTTTTTATACTTTTCAACAAGGCTGTTCATAAGTTCAAGGTCAACTGAACATTTTTCAATAATTTCAGTTTCTGCCGGTTTAATTCTTTGTATTCGCATAGAAAATCAATTTTTTTATAAAGATATTTACAAATTATAATTTAACA
The Bacteroidales bacterium genome window above contains:
- the nuoE gene encoding NADH-quinone oxidoreductase subunit NuoE, coding for MRIQRIKPAETEIIEKCSVDLELMNSLVEKYKNKKGNLIPLLQGAQSLYGYIPKEAFIKLSEETGLKLNDMYGVATFYAQFRLNPVGKNIIKVCHGTACHVQNANTITEALAESLKIKDGETTEDGLFTLESVACLGCCSLAPVMMIGEETYGKLTGKQAIKIIKEIKIKESN